One Palaemon carinicauda isolate YSFRI2023 chromosome 5, ASM3689809v2, whole genome shotgun sequence DNA window includes the following coding sequences:
- the LOC137640807 gene encoding uncharacterized protein — MIYGADNKEDRSEEAGCGRDENVKVFGVTRGDKIVNELIRSTTGVRELSDKIQESRLRWCGHVMRRDEQYIGRRVMEMEVQETGRRGGPNRRWMDCIKDDFLSKGLTGYEVWDRGRWRTLARNIDPT, encoded by the coding sequence atgatatatggagcggacaataaagaagacagaagtgaagaagctggatgtggcagagatgagaatgttaaggtaTTTGGGGTGACAAGAGGAGATAAGATAGTTAATGAGTTAATTaggagtaccacaggagttagagaactatcagataagatccaagaaagtagacttaggtggtgtggtcatgtcatgagaagagatgaacagtatattgggaggagagtgatggaaatggaggtacaagaaACGGGAAGGAGAGGAGGACCAaatcgaaggtggatggactgtatcaaggatgactttctATCAAAAGGATTAACAGGttatgaagtgtgggacagaggtcgatggagaacgctggccagaaacatcgaccccacataa